The following coding sequences lie in one Mycobacterium gordonae genomic window:
- a CDS encoding flavin-containing monooxygenase produces MATAPDHEVLIVGAGFSGIGAAIKLDEAGFADYLIVESGDGVGGTWYWNTYPGIAVDIPSFSYQFSFEQSPDWSRTYAPGRELRAYAEHCVEKYGIRSRIRFNTKVIAAEFDQEHGLWRVHTDPGGEVTARFIISASGVLTVPKLPDIDGVDSFDGTTMHTARWDHSQDLTGKRVGIIGTGASAVQIIPEIAPAVASLTVFQRTPIWCFPKFDVPLPAAVRWAMRIPGGKAVQRALSQAFVEASFPISAHYFTVFPLAKWMAAAGRRYLRQEVDDPEVREQLTPQYAVGCKRPGFHNTYLSTFNRDNVHLVIEPIDKITPSSVTTTDGASHDVDVLILATGFKVLDTDDVLTYAVTGVGGQSLSRFWDEHRTQAYEGVSIPGFPNFFAVFGPYGYVGSSYFALIETQTHHILRCLKRARQQGATRVEITEEANDRYFAEMMRRRYRQVFWQDSCRLANSYYFDKNGDVPLRPTTTVEAYWRSRHFDLDDYRYTG; encoded by the coding sequence ATGGCTACCGCTCCTGACCACGAAGTCCTGATCGTCGGCGCCGGGTTCTCCGGTATCGGCGCCGCCATCAAGCTCGACGAGGCGGGATTCGCCGACTATCTGATCGTCGAATCCGGCGACGGCGTCGGCGGCACCTGGTACTGGAACACCTATCCCGGTATCGCCGTGGACATTCCGTCGTTCTCCTACCAATTCTCGTTCGAGCAGAGCCCGGACTGGTCACGCACCTACGCACCGGGGCGGGAACTCAGGGCATACGCCGAACACTGCGTGGAGAAGTACGGCATCAGGTCCCGAATCAGGTTCAACACCAAGGTGATCGCCGCGGAGTTCGACCAGGAGCACGGCCTGTGGCGGGTGCATACCGACCCCGGCGGGGAGGTCACCGCCCGGTTCATCATCAGCGCCAGCGGGGTTTTGACGGTGCCCAAACTGCCCGACATTGACGGGGTCGATTCTTTCGACGGCACCACCATGCACACCGCGCGCTGGGACCACAGCCAGGACTTGACGGGCAAGCGCGTCGGGATCATCGGCACCGGCGCCTCGGCCGTCCAGATCATCCCGGAGATCGCGCCGGCGGTCGCGAGCCTGACAGTCTTTCAGCGCACGCCCATCTGGTGCTTCCCGAAGTTCGACGTTCCGCTGCCGGCGGCGGTGCGCTGGGCGATGCGGATTCCCGGCGGCAAAGCGGTGCAGCGGGCGCTCAGCCAGGCCTTCGTCGAAGCCAGTTTCCCGATCTCGGCGCACTATTTCACGGTGTTTCCACTGGCCAAATGGATGGCGGCGGCGGGACGCCGATACCTGCGCCAGGAGGTCGACGACCCCGAGGTGCGCGAACAGCTGACGCCGCAATATGCGGTGGGTTGCAAACGGCCGGGCTTCCACAACACCTATCTGTCCACGTTCAACCGCGACAACGTGCACTTGGTCATCGAACCCATCGACAAGATCACCCCGTCGTCCGTCACCACCACCGATGGCGCCTCCCACGACGTCGATGTGTTGATCCTGGCCACCGGCTTCAAGGTGCTCGATACCGACGACGTACTGACTTATGCGGTCACCGGCGTGGGGGGACAATCGTTGAGCCGGTTCTGGGACGAGCACCGCACCCAGGCCTACGAGGGCGTCAGCATTCCCGGCTTCCCGAATTTCTTCGCCGTCTTCGGGCCCTACGGCTATGTCGGGTCGTCCTACTTCGCGCTGATCGAGACCCAGACCCACCACATCCTGCGCTGCCTGAAACGGGCACGCCAACAGGGTGCGACGCGGGTCGAGATCACCGAGGAAGCCAACGACCGGTATTTCGCCGAGATGATGCGCCGGCGCTATCGGCAAGTGTTCTGGCAGGACAGCTGCCGGCTGGCCAACAGCTACTACTTCGACAAGAACGGCGACGTTCCGCTGCGACCCACCACGACGGTCGAAGCCTATTGGCGCAGTAGGCATTTCGATTTGGACGACTACCGATACACGGGATAG
- a CDS encoding PE family protein, whose translation MSYVIAAPEWVAAAASDLANIGSTLSAANAAAAFPTTGVLAAGADEVSVLIAAMFGGHAQAYQALSAQASAFHAQFVELMTGGANAYAAAEASNVEQTLLNAINTPTQVLLGRPLIGNGADGATPGAAGGAGGLLYGNGGNGAAGVSAGVAGGAGGAAGLIGNGGAGGVGGVGAAGGAGGNGGWLYGTGGAGGTGGVGATVMTGPGGAGGMGGAGGAGGLFGNGGVGGQGGQGGINPADLALGGPGGAGGAGGTALFGNGGTGGVGGLGGAGLGGGGLSGAGGAGGSVQLVGHGGAGGAGGNAIGGGGAGGAGGTGGSVGLIGDGGAGGAGGTGLFSNGGGGGNGGVGGLLYGNGGGGGTGGSIVTNSTNIGGAGGAGGAARLFGNGGAGGAGGNGNAGGGNGGAGGVAGQFGNGGAGGNAGSAAGGRGPGGIGGAGGFANLFGNGGAGGAGGTSGFDPIAFTGVKGGAGGAGGTAGWIGAGGVGGAGGAGGSGTAFINSPGGPGGTGGDGGAARLLGNGGDGGNGGPGGAPGTGSIGGTGGVAGNGGARGQLLGGSGATGLPGAPG comes from the coding sequence ATGTCATATGTGATCGCGGCGCCGGAGTGGGTGGCTGCCGCTGCCTCGGACCTGGCGAACATCGGCTCGACGCTGTCCGCCGCCAATGCCGCCGCGGCGTTTCCCACCACCGGCGTGCTGGCCGCGGGTGCCGACGAGGTGTCTGTGCTCATCGCCGCCATGTTCGGCGGCCACGCGCAGGCCTACCAGGCGTTGAGCGCACAGGCGTCGGCGTTCCATGCCCAATTCGTCGAACTGATGACCGGCGGTGCGAACGCCTACGCGGCCGCAGAAGCCTCAAATGTCGAACAGACGCTGCTGAACGCGATCAACACCCCCACTCAGGTGCTGCTCGGACGTCCGTTGATCGGCAACGGCGCCGACGGCGCGACACCGGGCGCGGCCGGCGGGGCCGGCGGGCTGCTGTACGGCAACGGGGGCAACGGTGCTGCTGGAGTCAGCGCCGGCGTGGCCGGTGGTGCGGGCGGAGCCGCCGGGTTGATCGGCAACGGCGGCGCCGGCGGGGTCGGTGGTGTGGGGGCCGCCGGCGGCGCGGGCGGCAACGGCGGGTGGCTGTACGGGACCGGCGGCGCCGGAGGAACGGGTGGAGTGGGTGCCACCGTCATGACCGGGCCCGGCGGTGCGGGCGGCATGGGCGGCGCCGGCGGTGCTGGCGGCCTGTTCGGCAACGGAGGGGTCGGCGGACAAGGGGGCCAGGGTGGAATCAATCCGGCCGACCTCGCACTAGGTGGCCCCGGTGGCGCGGGTGGTGCCGGTGGAACCGCGTTATTCGGCAATGGTGGCACCGGCGGGGTTGGTGGACTGGGCGGCGCGGGACTCGGCGGCGGTGGCCTCAGCGGAGCGGGCGGCGCGGGCGGTTCAGTACAGCTCGTCGGCCACGGCGGAGCCGGCGGGGCCGGCGGGAACGCCATCGGTGGCGGCGGCGCTGGCGGCGCCGGCGGTACCGGCGGATCTGTCGGGCTGATCGGCGACGGCGGCGCAGGGGGGGCCGGCGGAACCGGCTTGTTCAGCAATGGCGGAGGCGGAGGCAACGGCGGCGTCGGCGGACTGTTGTACGGCAACGGTGGCGGCGGCGGGACCGGCGGGTCGATCGTCACCAACAGCACCAATATCGGCGGCGCCGGCGGTGCTGGCGGTGCGGCCCGGCTGTTTGGTAACGGCGGGGCCGGCGGCGCAGGCGGCAACGGCAATGCCGGGGGCGGCAATGGCGGTGCGGGCGGCGTGGCAGGCCAGTTCGGAAACGGCGGAGCCGGCGGCAACGCCGGAAGTGCAGCCGGAGGACGCGGGCCCGGCGGCATCGGCGGCGCCGGTGGCTTCGCGAACCTCTTCGGCAACGGTGGCGCCGGTGGCGCCGGTGGGACCAGCGGATTCGACCCGATCGCCTTCACCGGGGTGAAGGGCGGCGCGGGAGGTGCCGGCGGAACCGCCGGCTGGATCGGCGCGGGCGGAGTAGGCGGCGCGGGAGGTGCTGGGGGCAGTGGCACCGCATTCATTAATTCCCCTGGTGGTCCAGGCGGAACGGGTGGCGATGGCGGGGCCGCCAGGCTGCTCGGCAACGGCGGCGACGGCGGCAACGGCGGTCCCGGCGGAGCGCCCGGGACAGGCAGCATCGGCGGCACCGGCGGGGTCGCCGGCAACGGCGGCGCCCGCGGGCAACTGCTGGGTGGCTCCGGCGCCACCGGGCTCCCCGGCGCGCCGGGCTGA
- a CDS encoding alpha/beta hydrolase, translated as MTDPTNARPEIDPLLKMLLDAVPLTFTASDGVEVARTRLAALKAPPELLPDLRIEDRKIGYGEHTDIPVRIYWPPTAAQDDLPVVVFYHGGGWALGDLDTHDHVARAHAVGAEAIVVSVDYRLAPEHPHPAAVEDSWAALRWVGENAAELGGDPSRIAVAGDSAGGNLSAIMAHLARDHDGPSVVFQLLWYPSCIGDRSLPSFIENANAHILDDDVIEAFLNWYVPHLDVSDHTTLPVNLAPGNGVLAGLPPAFIGTAHHDPLRDDGARYAELLSEAGVPVELVNEPNMVHGYVSFGLVVPAAAAATNRGLAALKKALHS; from the coding sequence ATGACGGACCCGACCAATGCCCGACCGGAGATCGATCCGCTGCTCAAGATGCTGCTCGATGCCGTTCCGCTGACCTTCACAGCGTCCGACGGTGTCGAGGTTGCCCGCACCCGGCTTGCCGCGCTCAAGGCTCCTCCGGAACTACTCCCTGATCTGCGGATCGAGGACCGCAAGATCGGCTACGGCGAACACACCGATATTCCAGTGCGGATCTACTGGCCCCCCACCGCGGCGCAGGACGACTTGCCGGTGGTCGTCTTCTACCACGGCGGCGGCTGGGCACTCGGCGACCTGGACACCCACGACCACGTCGCCCGTGCGCACGCCGTGGGTGCGGAGGCGATCGTGGTGTCCGTGGATTACCGGCTTGCCCCTGAGCATCCTCACCCGGCAGCGGTCGAGGACAGCTGGGCGGCACTGCGCTGGGTCGGGGAGAACGCCGCCGAACTGGGCGGTGATCCGTCCCGGATCGCCGTCGCCGGTGATTCCGCCGGTGGCAACCTCTCGGCGATCATGGCGCACCTGGCCCGCGACCACGACGGGCCATCGGTGGTCTTCCAGCTGTTGTGGTACCCGTCCTGCATCGGTGACCGGAGCCTGCCGTCGTTCATCGAGAACGCCAACGCACACATCCTCGACGACGACGTCATAGAGGCGTTCTTGAACTGGTACGTCCCTCACCTCGACGTCAGCGACCACACCACCCTGCCGGTGAATCTGGCCCCTGGTAACGGCGTGCTGGCCGGCCTGCCACCGGCGTTCATCGGCACGGCCCACCACGATCCGCTGCGCGACGACGGTGCGCGATATGCGGAATTGCTGAGCGAGGCAGGCGTTCCGGTGGAACTGGTCAACGAGCCGAACATGGTGCACGGGTACGTCAGTTTCGGCTTGGTGGTGCCGGCCGCCGCGGCGGCGACCAACCGCGGTCTCGCCGCGCTGAAGAAGGCGTTGCACTCCTGA
- a CDS encoding alpha/beta hydrolase gives MPNFDNTALLRGNEKPGVDPILLKVLDAVPFRLSPDDGIDAVRQRLRDLPRRAVHPELRVEDRAIDGPGGPINIRIYWPPTQSTAPVVLFFHGGGFVMGDLDTHDGTSRQHAVGADAIVVSVDYRLAPEHPYPAAVEDAWAATRWVAECGSEIGADTSRIAVAGDSAGGTIAAAVAQRARDEGGPAITFQLLWYPSTMWDTSLPSFTENANALILDSKAIADFSRWYAGEVDMSNPPPGMAPGRADNLADLPAAYIAVAGFDPLRDDGIRYGELLAGAGVPAEVHNAETMVHGYVGYAGVVPAATAAMERGLAALRVALHG, from the coding sequence ATGCCGAATTTCGACAACACCGCCTTGCTTCGGGGTAACGAGAAACCCGGAGTCGATCCCATCCTGCTGAAGGTACTGGACGCGGTTCCGTTTCGGCTATCGCCCGACGACGGAATTGACGCCGTCCGACAACGACTGCGTGACCTGCCGCGCAGGGCGGTGCATCCCGAACTGCGGGTCGAGGACCGTGCGATCGACGGGCCGGGCGGACCGATCAACATCAGAATCTACTGGCCGCCAACGCAGTCCACTGCACCAGTGGTGTTGTTCTTTCACGGCGGCGGCTTTGTGATGGGCGACCTGGACACCCACGACGGCACGTCGCGCCAACATGCGGTCGGCGCCGATGCGATCGTGGTCTCCGTCGACTACCGCCTGGCACCCGAGCACCCCTACCCTGCCGCTGTCGAGGATGCCTGGGCCGCAACGAGATGGGTTGCCGAGTGCGGTTCCGAGATCGGTGCCGACACCAGCCGGATCGCCGTCGCAGGTGACTCCGCGGGCGGCACCATCGCGGCCGCCGTCGCCCAGCGAGCCCGCGACGAAGGCGGGCCGGCCATCACATTCCAGCTGCTGTGGTACCCCTCCACCATGTGGGACACGTCGCTGCCGTCGTTTACCGAGAACGCCAACGCACTGATCCTGGATTCGAAGGCCATCGCCGACTTCTCCCGTTGGTACGCAGGGGAAGTCGACATGTCGAACCCACCGCCCGGGATGGCTCCGGGACGAGCGGACAACCTCGCTGACCTGCCGGCCGCCTACATCGCCGTTGCCGGGTTCGACCCGCTGCGCGACGACGGCATCCGCTACGGCGAGCTCCTGGCCGGCGCCGGTGTCCCCGCCGAGGTGCACAACGCCGAAACGATGGTGCACGGGTACGTCGGCTACGCCGGCGTAGTGCCCGCTGCCACCGCCGCGATGGAACGCGGTTTGGCCGCCTTGCGCGTTGCGCTACACGGGTAG
- a CDS encoding lysoplasmalogenase, translating into MEVPYASRLMVMGWVAAGWAGIAYGVYLTVIALRLPPGSELTGQWILQPPFKASMALLLMVAAFAHPVVRERRWLVFALLFSAGGDWLLAIPWWTMSFVLGLGSFLLAHICFLGALVPHVAPSRPRMAAAAAMVVASASMLTWFWPHLDNGKENLTLPVTVYITVLSAMVCTALLAKLPTIWTAVGALCFAASDSMIAISRFILGNEALAVPIWWSYAAAEILITAGFFFGRTDVTASAES; encoded by the coding sequence ATGGAGGTACCGTACGCATCCCGCCTCATGGTTATGGGCTGGGTGGCCGCCGGTTGGGCGGGAATCGCCTACGGCGTCTACCTGACGGTCATCGCCTTGCGTCTGCCGCCCGGCAGCGAACTCACTGGGCAGTGGATCCTGCAGCCACCGTTCAAAGCGTCGATGGCGTTGCTGCTCATGGTTGCCGCCTTTGCGCATCCCGTCGTCCGGGAGCGACGCTGGCTGGTGTTTGCGTTGCTGTTCTCCGCCGGTGGTGACTGGCTGCTCGCGATCCCGTGGTGGACCATGTCGTTCGTTCTGGGCCTGGGGTCATTTCTGTTGGCGCACATCTGTTTTCTGGGTGCGCTGGTTCCGCACGTCGCTCCGTCCCGGCCGCGGATGGCAGCCGCCGCGGCGATGGTGGTGGCCTCGGCGTCGATGCTGACCTGGTTCTGGCCGCATCTGGACAACGGCAAGGAAAACCTGACCCTCCCGGTAACGGTCTACATCACCGTGCTGTCGGCGATGGTGTGCACCGCGCTGCTGGCCAAGCTGCCCACCATCTGGACCGCCGTGGGAGCGTTGTGCTTCGCGGCGTCGGATTCGATGATCGCGATCAGCCGATTCATTCTGGGCAACGAGGCGTTGGCGGTGCCGATCTGGTGGTCGTACGCCGCCGCCGAGATCCTGATCACGGCCGGTTTCTTCTTCGGCCGCACCGACGTGACCGCGTCCGCCGAGAGCTAG
- a CDS encoding primosomal protein N': protein MLSVPHLDREFDYLVSPEQSDDAQPGVRVRVRFHGRLVDGFVLERRHDTDHPGKLGWLDRVVSAEPVLTPEIRRLVEAVAARYAGTRPDVLRLAVPARHARVEKELPAIPALPVVQPVDAAAWQGYGRGGQFLDALAESRAARAVWQALPGESWADRFAEAAAQTVAAGHSALAIVPDQRDLDRLWQAAVARVDEASVVALSAGLGPAARYRRWLAALRGSARVVIGTRSAVFAPVTDLGLVMVWSDADDSLAEPRAPYPHAREVAMLRAHQARCAALIGGYSRTAEAQALVRSGWAQDIVAARPVVRVRTPRVVALDDSGYADERDPAAHTARLPSIALRAARSALESGAPVLVQVPRRGYVPSLACGRCRTIARCRHCTGPLALTDRGGGAMCRWCGRVDPALRCGRCGSDAVRAAIVGARRTAEELGRAFPGTSVVTSAGDVIVSEVPARPALVVATPGAEPCAAGGYGAALLLDTWALLGRQDLRAAEDALWRWMNAAALVRPRGAGGVVTVVAESALPTVQSLIRWDPIGHADAELAARAEVGLPPSVHIAALDGTAEAVATLLDEARLPDEVELLGPVDLPAGARRPAGIAADAAVTRMLVRVRREDGLRLAAALRGAVGVLSARQTHEPVRVQIDPLHIG from the coding sequence ATGCTGTCGGTGCCGCACCTGGATCGTGAGTTCGACTATCTGGTATCACCGGAGCAGTCCGACGACGCCCAGCCCGGAGTGCGGGTCCGGGTGCGCTTTCACGGTCGGTTGGTCGACGGGTTCGTGCTGGAACGACGCCACGACACCGACCATCCGGGAAAGCTCGGCTGGCTGGACCGGGTCGTTTCCGCCGAACCCGTCCTCACTCCGGAGATCCGGCGACTGGTCGAAGCGGTCGCCGCACGCTACGCCGGCACCAGGCCGGATGTGTTGCGCCTGGCTGTGCCTGCCCGGCATGCCCGGGTCGAGAAGGAATTGCCCGCGATACCTGCCCTGCCGGTGGTGCAGCCGGTGGATGCCGCCGCCTGGCAGGGCTACGGTCGTGGCGGTCAGTTTCTGGATGCGCTGGCCGAATCCCGGGCCGCTCGGGCGGTATGGCAGGCCCTGCCGGGGGAGTCGTGGGCGGACCGGTTCGCCGAGGCCGCCGCCCAGACCGTTGCGGCCGGACACTCGGCGCTGGCGATCGTGCCCGACCAGCGCGATCTCGACCGGTTGTGGCAGGCGGCGGTGGCGCGGGTCGACGAGGCCAGTGTGGTGGCGCTGTCCGCCGGACTCGGCCCTGCCGCGCGGTACCGGCGGTGGCTGGCCGCGCTACGGGGCAGCGCGCGCGTGGTGATCGGGACCCGCAGCGCGGTGTTTGCGCCGGTGACCGATCTCGGGCTGGTCATGGTGTGGTCGGACGCCGACGACAGCCTGGCCGAGCCGCGGGCGCCGTATCCGCACGCCCGCGAGGTGGCGATGCTGCGTGCGCATCAGGCGCGCTGCGCCGCGCTGATCGGCGGTTACTCCCGGACCGCGGAGGCGCAGGCGCTGGTGCGCAGCGGGTGGGCACAGGACATCGTCGCGGCCCGGCCCGTGGTGCGAGTTCGCACGCCGCGGGTGGTGGCGCTCGACGACAGCGGATATGCCGACGAGCGCGACCCGGCGGCACACACCGCGCGCCTGCCGTCGATCGCGCTGCGGGCCGCCCGATCCGCGCTGGAATCCGGGGCTCCGGTGCTGGTGCAGGTGCCGCGACGCGGCTATGTGCCGTCGCTGGCGTGCGGTCGTTGCCGAACGATCGCGCGCTGTCGGCATTGCACCGGACCGCTGGCGCTGACCGATCGTGGTGGCGGTGCTATGTGCCGCTGGTGCGGGCGGGTCGACCCGGCGCTGCGCTGCGGTCGATGCGGGTCCGACGCGGTACGTGCGGCAATTGTCGGGGCCCGGCGCACCGCCGAAGAACTCGGCCGGGCATTCCCGGGCACTTCGGTGGTCACCTCCGCGGGCGACGTCATCGTGTCCGAGGTGCCGGCGCGGCCGGCGCTGGTGGTGGCCACTCCCGGCGCCGAACCGTGTGCCGCGGGCGGTTACGGTGCCGCGTTGTTGCTCGATACCTGGGCACTGCTGGGCCGCCAGGACCTGCGCGCGGCCGAGGACGCGCTCTGGCGCTGGATGAACGCCGCTGCCCTGGTACGGCCCCGCGGTGCCGGCGGGGTGGTCACCGTGGTCGCCGAATCGGCGCTTCCGACGGTGCAGTCGCTGATTCGCTGGGATCCGATCGGCCACGCCGACGCTGAGCTGGCGGCGCGCGCCGAGGTGGGCCTGCCCCCGAGTGTGCACATCGCCGCCCTGGACGGCACTGCGGAGGCGGTGGCCACCCTGCTCGACGAGGCGCGGCTACCCGACGAGGTGGAGCTGCTGGGACCGGTCGATCTGCCCGCGGGAGCGCGCCGGCCGGCGGGCATTGCGGCCGATGCCGCGGTCACCAGGATGCTGGTTCGGGTGCGCCGGGAGGACGGCCTGCGGCTGGCCGCCGCACTGCGCGGCGCGGTGGGTGTGCTCAGCGCCCG